The stretch of DNA AGATGCCTCTACTTTGTTCCTCTACTTTGTTCCTCTACGAATGCCTCCTATAGCCCGCAGATTGCTCATACCAATGATTGTCCCGTCACGGTGAGAACGGCCAAAAGGCTTATACGGGACAGCCTCGCTACTTCTTGACAGTCCGTCAAACCGGTTGCTAGACTGCCTGTCTTTTCGTCACGGTTGATCGCCGGTACGTTTTTTCCGAGCAGCAATTTGTCAGAGAGGAAAGCGGTGCGGACGCGCCTGAACCGGTGTGCGGCCTGCGCTTGTCTTAAGCATTGCCTGCCTGTATCGCCACTAAGTTTTTGAACGTTCTGTAAGGAGTGTTGTTTTCATGCCTGTTTTTAATGGAATCGAAACCCCCGCCGACGGCAAGCGGATCACCGTGCAAAACGGCCAGCTTGTCGTCCCCGATAACCCTATCATCCCCTTTATCGAAGGCGATGGCATCGGACGCGACATCTGGCGCGCCTCGGTGCGTGTGTTTGACGCCGCCGTTGAGAAAGCTTATGGCGGGCAACGCCGTGTGGCTTGGTACGAAGTTTTTGCGGGTGAAAAAGCCTTTACCAAATTCAATGAATGGCTGCCTAAAGGCACGCTGGACGCCATTCAGCATTTCGTGGTAGCGATCAAGGGGCCGTTGACGACGCCGGTGGGTGGCGGCATTCGTTCGTTGAATGTGTCGTTGCGTCAGGTGCTTGATCTGTACGCCTGTGTGCGCCCGGTGCGCTATTTCAACGGCGTGGGTGCGCCGGTCAAACATCCTGAGAAACTGGACGTGGTGATCTTCCGCGAGAACACCGAAGATGTTTATGCGGGTATCGAGTTCCAGGAAGGCTCTGACCGGGCCAGGAAGCTGATTGAGTTTCTGCGCGATTACGGCTATCAAATCAATGAGGATTCGGGCATCGGCATCAAGCCGATTTCGATCACGGCGACGAAAAACCTGGTGCGCCGCGCGATCAAATACGCCATCGCCCGTAACAAGACCGTCGTCACACTCGTGCACAAGGGCAATATCATGAAGTACACGGAAGGCGCCTTCCGTGACTGGGGCTATCAACTCGCTAAAGAAGAGTTCCGCGCGCACATCGTGACCGAGGACGAGTTGTGGAAAGACCACAACGGCAAATTGCCTGAAGGCAAAGTGTTGATTAATGACCGCATCGCCGATGCAATGTTCCAGCAGGTGTTGCTGCGTCCTGACGAGTATCAAGTGATTGCCACGCCCAATCTGAATGGCGATTACCTATCGGATGCTTGTGCGGCGCAGGTCGGCGGCTTGGGGCTCGCGCCCGGTGCGAACATCGGCGACAACGCGGCAGTGTTTGAGGCGACGCACGGCACCGCACCGAAATACGCCGATAAAGATGTGATCAATCCGGGTTCGGTGATGCTCTCAGGCGTGATGATGTTCGAGCACATGGGTTGGGACGAAGCGGCCAAACTCATCATTGACGGTATTGTCAAAACGATTGACCAGAAACGTGTCACCTACGATCTAGAACGCCAGATGGAAGGCGCGACCAAGGTCAAGACGAGTGAATTCGGCGACGCGATTATTGAGAATATGTGAATGAGGGACTAGGGGCTAGAGAGGCTAGGGGCTAGGGTGATATTTCAACTAGCCCCAAGTCCCCAGCCCCTAGCCTCTCCTCTGGAGGTTTTATGGCGAGAAAGAAAATCACCGTGGTGGGCGCAGGCAATGTGGGCGCGACGACGGCGCATTGGCTGGTTTCCAAAGAACTGGGCGATGTTGTATTGGTGGACATCATCGAAGGCATGCCGCAAGGCAAGGCGTTGGACTTGGCGCAGGCCGGGCCGGTCGAAGGTTATGACAGCCGTCTGGTCGGCACGAATGGCTTCAAAGAGACGGCCAATTCGGACGTGGTCGTGATCACGTCGGGCATTGCGCGCAAGCCGGGCATGAGCCGCGACGATTTGCTCAACACCAACGCGGGCATCGTCGCCAGCGTGACGGAAGAGATTGTCAAGCATTCGCCGAATTGCATCATCATCGTCGTCTCAAATCCGCTGGATGCAATGACGCAGGTGGCGTGGAAAAAATCGGGCTTCCCCAAAAACCGCGTGCTGGGCATGGCGGGCGTGCTCGATTCGGCGCGCATGCGCTGTTTCCTGGCTGAGGCGTTGAATGTGTCGGTCGAGAACGTGACGGCCTTTGTGCTGGGCGGGCACGGCGACACGATGGTGCCACTGCCGCGCTATTCGACCTGCGCGGGCATTCCGATCACGGAGCTGCTGCCGAAAGAAGTGGTTGAGCAGATCGTGACGCGCACGGCCAACGGCGGCGCTGAGATCGTCAGCTTGCTCAAGACCGGCTCGGCCTATTACGCGCCCTCTTCAGCGGCGGTCGAGATGGTTGAGGCGATTCTCAAAGATAAGAAAAAGATTCTGCCTTGCGCCGTGTTGCTCGAAGGCGAGTACGGCATCAACGGGTTGTTTGTTGGCGTACCGGTCAAAATCGGTTCTAATGGGATCGAAGAAATCATTCAGATCAACCTGACCACCGACGAGCGCGCGGCTTTGCAAAAATCAGCCGCGTCCGTGCAGGAACTGGTGGATAAGTTGAATCTGTAAGCAGTTTGAATTTTGCGTGAGCTGACTTAAGCGTGGCTGCCGCAACCTCGAACGCCCTTGAGGCAACGAGTTTGCGGCAGTCGCGTTTTATTGTTGGGCTGTGCCAAAGCCCAGGGGAGGAAGTACCAAGTGAGTGAAGAAGTCAAAGAACTGAGCGGTAAAGAGAAAATTCTGGCCGAACTGAAAACGCTCGAATACGAATTCACGGTCGAATTGCCACGCGCCTTGCGCACAGCAGCAGCGCTGGGCGACCTGTCGGAAAATTCCGAATACAAATATGCTCGCGAGCGGCAGGATTACGTGCGCGCGCGCATCCGCAATTTGCAACAGCAAATGGCGAAGCTCTCGAGCATTGACCTCAGCCGCTTGCCCCATGACCGCGCTTCGTATGGTTCGACCCTGGTGCTCAAAGATTTGAATCGCGGCGAAGAGGCCACCTACCGCCTGGTGACACCGGAAGAAGCCGATTACGAAAAAGGGCTGATCTCGACTGCTTCGCCGATTGGCAAAAGTCTGCTTAACAAAGAAGAGGGCGACGAGGTCAAAGTCCAAACGCCCAACGGCGTGCGCACTTTCGAGATTGTCACACTGCGCACCATTCACGATGAAGATTAGCCCTGCTGGTTTGAAAGCTGGCTTGAGATTGAAACGGAGGCCGTTTCTTTGTCCTTTCAAAAACAACATCTTTTCCAACGGTTACTGACGGTCGCCCTGTTGCTTGGGGTTTTTATGCTGAGCGCGGGGACGATTATGTTTTTGGCCTGGCGTGGCCGCACGGTTTATGTGCCGAACGTGATCGGCAAAACGGAAGCGGCGGCGGCGGAAGAATTGGAAGACGCGGGCTTGCGCTTGCAACGCAAAGGCCGTGCGCACAACGACCAGATTCCGCTGGATGCCGTTTGCGATCAATCGCCGACAGCGGGATCAGTGGTGAAAACGGGGCAGTTGGTGCGCGTCAGTCTGAGCTTGGGCGCACCGCCCGGTGAGACCAAACCGGAGAAGAAGACCGCCAGCAAAAGCGCCAGCCGTTAGCTGAGGGCTGGATTAATTCCGGGCAAGGCGGACTGCAAGAATCCGGTTTTGAGGCGTTCACTGCTTGCCGTCCACGAATTCCAACTACATCACAGACGTTTTGCATGGCAACTTCCCACTTGATCGAACTCGCGCCCTCTATCCTTTCGGCGGACTTTACCCGCTTGGGCGAGCAACTCGCCACGGTGGAGCAGGCTGGCGCGGACATTGTTCACGTGGACGTGATGGACGGGCATTTCGTCCCGAATCTGACGCTCGGCCCCGTCATCGTCGAATGGGTGCGCCGGGCGACACGGTTGCCGATTGACACCCACTTGATGATCGAAGACCCCGACAAATACATCGGGGCCTTTGCTAAGGCGGGCGCGCATATGATTTCGGTGCATCCCGAAGCGACCTATCATTTGCACCGCACGCTCAATTACATCCGGCAGGCGGGTTGTCAGGCGGGCGTTGTGCTCAATCCGGCCACGCCGCTCAGCGCCATCGAAGAGGTGCTGGGCGAACTGGATTATGTGCTGGTGATGTCGGTCAATCCGGGCTTTGGCGGGCAAAAATTCATTCCGGCGGCATTGAATAAGTTGCGCCGCTTGCGCACGCTGCTGCAGGCACGCCGCTTGCCCGTGCGTCTTGAAATTGACGGCGGCGTGACAGTTCAGAATGCCGCTGAAGTGGTGGCGGCGGGGGCTGAAATACTGGTGGCCGGCTCCGCGATTTTCGGCCAGCCTGATCCGGCGGCGGCCGTGCGTCAGTTGCGCGCGGCTGCGGAAGCGGCGACAATGCCGCCTCGCCAATTCGCTTGAGTGCTGGCTTGAAACCACTGACTTGAAACCGGCAGACGACAAATCGCTTTTCATAGGAGTTTGCGTTTATGACATCCAAACGACTTGTCCTCACAATTCTGGCGCTGACGTTTGCGCTGGCCGCTTGCGGCGGCAAAGGCAAGGTCAAGAACGAGAACGAATACAAACCGGGCCGCGATAAAGAGCTATACGAAACGGCTGAGACGAAGCTCAAAAAAGGCCGGTTTGACGAAGCGCGCTTGCTCTATAACGTCGTGATCACGACGTACCCCGACAGCGAATACTTGCCGCTCTCCAAACTTTCCATCGCCGATTCGTTTTACCTGGAAGGCGGTTCCAGCAATCTGGAGCAGGCCATCGGCGGGTACAAGGATTTCGCCCAATACTTCCCGACGCATCCGCTGACCTGCGCGGTCAAACTCAAGATCGCCCATTCGCACATGCGCCAGATGAACGCGTTCAACCGCGACTGGACACCGGCCAAGAAAGCCGAGCTGCAATTGAAAGCCACCGAAATCAGTTGCCGGAATTCGCCGCTATTGACGCAGATTCAACAAAATCTGGATGAGGTGCGGCAGTTGCTCGGTTTGCACGAGCGCGAAATCGGCAACTTTTACATGGAGAATCGCAAAGCGTATAAAGCCGCCGAGGGCCGCTTCCGCGAAATCGTCAACAACTATCCCAATTTCACCTACCGGGATGAAGCGCTTTACAAACTCGGCGTGGCCTTGATCGAACAGGAGCAGCCCGAAGAGGCGTCGCAGTATTTCACCGATTTGCTCAAAAAATTCCCGAAGAGCGAGCATGCCGCAGACGCCAGGAAATACCTGGAAAAACTCGGCAAGCCCATTCCTGAAGCTGATCCGGACGCCGTCACGCCGGAACGTCCGGGGCGCGTGGGCCGGATGAAACTGATCCTGGGCATGAACGATTTGGATATTTCCAAAGACGGCGTGCTGGTCAGCAAAGAAGGGGACACCAAAGCCGACGAAGCCGAGAAGCTGCAAAAACCGATTGAAGCCGTCGGTGGCGTCGGTTCCGTGCGCGCTTCGACCAAAGGCCCCTCGAATACACCCGCTGCGCCTGGGACTGAAGCGGCCAGCGTTGCAGAGACGGCGAAGACCAACGGGAAAGCCGCTGCCGCAACCGAGAAAACGGTGACGCCGGAAAAGAAGGTCAACGACAAGGACAACAAGGCCAAAGACGACAAAAAGAAAAAGAAGAAAGGCGTCTTGGGGATTTTCAAATAAGCCCTTTGCCCAAGTCATTTCGAACCCGTCAGCAAAGACACAAGGCGCAGGCTTTGTGTCTTTTGCTGTTTGTGGTAAAAAGCGCCAGCCGGTTTGCCGTCATCATGGGTTCCAGGCAGAGCAGACAGGTGCAAGATTCAGAAATACGGGCGACTCTTTCCGCACAAACGACACAGTTCCACTGGAAAAATATACCGCAGACGATTCGTCTGCGGATGGCTTGGGCATTGCAGGCAGAGCGGGCGCATCGCTGATTTCCCGCCTGCGTGAAGCGAAAGTTTGGGCTTGATATGAACGACGGAGGCTAACGTGGGATATAAAATTTTGCTGGCCGATGACAGCGTGACCGTGCAGAAGATCGTCACCTTGACGTTTAGCGACGAAGGCGTGGATGTCGTCCCGGTCAACAGCGGTGACGAAGCGATCAGCCGCTTGCATTACATGCATCCGGCCTTGGTGATGGCCGATGTCTCGCTGCCCGGCAAGAACGGCTATGAAATCTGTGAGTTCGTTAAGCATCATCCCGAACTTAAAAATACGCCGGTCATTTTGCTCGTGCCCGCCTTCGAGCCGTTTGACGAAGAGCGCGCCGCCCGTGTCGGCGCCGATCATCATTTGACCAAGCCTTTCCAATCCATTCGCACCCTGATTGCCACGGTCAAGAATCTGATCGAACCGCCTGCGCCAGCGGCTCTGCCACCGCTTGCCTGGCCGACCACGCAAGCCCCGGCCACTGCCGCAACCAACGGCACGCATACAGAAGCCGAACTGCTGGCCGACGCGCCGGACACCGGCGATTTGCCGCCCGCGCCGACCACCACGCCAAGCGCACCGGCAACCGTTGCGCCGCCGGTCGTCACGGTTACCGCAACGGTCAGCGAGCCGGTCAACGAGTTGCCGAAAACCGAAACCGGTTCACCGGCATTTTTCGCCTCCGTCGGCGCCGCGCCTGTGGCGGCGGCCATAGACAATGCCTCTTACGCTAACCCGCTCGAACTGGATGATGTGCTGGAGCTGGATGATGTGTTGCCGCCCGCGCCGCTCATCGTCGCCTCGCCTAGATTTGTGACGCCGGTGGTCACACCCATTGGCACGATCACCCAGGCCGTCAAACTGACTTCGGTCGAAGCCGTGACGACGACCAGCATTCCGCAAAGCGTCATTGACGACATCGCCGCGCGCGTCACCGCGCAAGTCTCGCTGCAACTCTCGGCGCAGTTTTCGCAATTCGCCACCCAGATGTTCGAGCATCTGACCACGCGGCTGGCCCAGGACATCGCACCGCGCCTCGCCAATGAAGTGCTGGCGTGTCTGAATCAGCCGTCTGTGCCAGCGCCCGTTGTGCCACGGACGGAAGTGACAGACGCGGTGCTGGATATTTAACGGTAATTCGCAGGGGGTTTTCGTTGGAAGAAACCGCCCCTGGCAGTCACGGCTTTAGTCGTTCGGCGTGGCGCCTGGACAAATATAGGACTTACGCAAAACGCGAGCGAGATTGCCACAGAGGCACAGAGACACAGAGCTTTTTTACAGTGTTGGTGGAGTTCTCTGTTTTCCTCTGTGCCTCTGTGGCAAATCTTTGCGTAAGTCCTGAAATAAATTCGTCACTACCAGGGGCGGCTTTCTTTCTGATCGGCCATTCTTCAGCGAAGGGGTGTCCGTCAAAGCTTTGCGCAGGGTTGCGCTACCCGCGCCCAGCGGTTTGTTGCTGCGCGTGCGCAAAAAGTTGACGCATACCTCAGCGAAGTCCTCGGTTGTCAGTTCACGCCCGATTAGCGATACTTACGCCCTTATTCGCATCGCTCGAAACCTCCCAGACGATTATGGAAATTCCGAAAACCTACGAACCCAAAGACTGCGAAGGCCGCTGGTATCCCGAATGGGAACAGAATCGCTACTTCACGCCCGAAACCAACCTCGACCCCAAAGCGCCCGTGTTTACGATGGTCATTCCGCCGCCCAACGTGACGGGTTATCTGCACATGGGCCATGCCCTCAATCACACGCTGCAAGACGTGCTGGCGCGTTGGCGGCGTATGTCGGGCGACCGTGTCTTGTGGCTGCCCGGCACCGACCACGCGGGCATCGCCACGCAAATGGTGGTCGAACGCCAGTTGGAAAAAGAAGGCACTTCGCGCCGCGCGCTGGGTCGCGAAAAATTCGTCGAACGCGTCTGGCAATGGAAGGCGCATTCGGGCGGCACCATTCAAAAGCAGATGCGCATCGTCGGCGATTCGGTGGATTGGATGCGCGAACGCTTCACGATGGATGACGGCCTATCGAACGCGGTCAAGGAAGTCTTTGTGCGCCTCTCTGACGAAGGGTTGATCTATCGCGGCGAATACATGGTCAACTGGTCGCCCGGTTTGCAGACAGCGATTTCCGATCTGGAAGTCGAGATGAAAGCGGTCAAAGGCCACCTCTGGCACATCGCCTATCCCATCGGCAACGCCGTGACCGAACGCGTCGAAGGTTTGGCTGAAGCTTACGCAACGGTAAATGAAGGCGAACAGAAATCCGGTTTGCTCTCGACACCCGCAGGCGATTTCATCGTCGTGGCGACGACGCGGCCCGAAACGATGCTGGGCGATACCGCGATTGCTTTCAATCCGCACGATGAGCGTTATCAAGCGGTCATTGGCAAACAGACGAGGCTGCCGCTGGTCGGACGCGAGATTCCGTTTATCCAAGACGAGATTGTCGAAAAGGAGTTCGGCACCGGCTTCGTCAAAGTCACGCCCGCGCACGATCCGAACGATTTTGCGATGGGCAAACGCCATAAACTCGAATTCATCCAGGTCATCGGCAAGGATGCCAAGATCACCGACGCCGCGCCCGCAAAGTATCGCGGCCTGACGCGCGAAGCCGCCCGCAAACAGGTCATCGCCGATCTGGAAGAACTCGGCCTGTTGCTCAAGACCGAAGACTATTCACACAACGTCGGTCATTGCCAACGCAGCGGCACCGTCGTCGAACCGCTGCTCTCGACGCAATGGTTCATGCGCATGAAGGAACTCGCCGAACCCGCCATCGCCGCCGTCCGCGAGGGCCGCACGCGCATCATCCCCGAAAGCGTCAGCAAAATTTATTTCAACTGGCTGGAGAACATTCAAGACTGGTGCATCTCGCGCCAACTTTGGTGGGGCCATCGCATTCCGGCTTGGTACACGCCCGACGGCCAGATCATCGTCGCGCGTGACGAGGCCGAAGCGCGCGAACGGTTGCAGGCGCGCGGTCTCGATCCCACCATCGCGTTAACGGAAGACGAAGACGTGCTGGACACCTGGTTCTCGTCGCAACTCTGGCCGTTCTCGACACTGGGCTGGCCGGAAAGTGATGAAGACCTGCGGCAGTATTACCCGACCTCGGTGCTGGTCACGGCCAACGATATCATCTTTTTCTGGGTGGCGCGGATGATGATGATGGGCCTGAAATTCATGGGCGAAGTGCCGTTCCGCACGGTTTACATCAACGCCCTCGTGCTCGATCCGCACGGCCAGAAGATGTCGAAGACCAAGGGCAACGTGGTTGATCCGCTCGACGTGTTCGACAAATACGGCACCGACGCCGCGCGCTTTGCGCTGACCGCTGCTTCGACCGCTGGACTGACGCTGACCTTGCAGGAATCGAAGCTCGAATCGGCGCGCAACTTCGCCAACAAGATTTGGAACGCCACGCGGTTCGTGCTGATGAATTGCGACGAAATCTTTGAGAGCGGCGAACCGGTCGAATGGGAAGCTGAACTCGCGCCGCCCGAATTGGCCGACCTCTGGATTTTGAGTCGCTTTAACCATGTTGCGCTCGACGTACACGACGCGCTGGCCGAATTTCGCTTCCACGAAGCGGCGGCGCTGCTTTATCACTTCTTCTGGGACAATTTCTGCGACTGGTACCTGGAACTGTCCAAACCGCTCGTCACGGCCAAAGAGCGCACGCCGCAAAGCACCGCAGCCAAACGCCGCATCATCTACATTCTCGAACGCAGCTTACGCCTGTTGCATCCACTCATGCCCTTCATCACCGAAGAGCTTTGGCAACGACTGCCGGGCATCAATAACCAGAAAGGCGAAACCATTTGCCTGGCCGACTTCCCGCAACACAACGCCGCGCAATTAGACGGGCGCGCCGAGCGTGAGATGGAACTGGTGATCGAACTCGTCACCAAACTGCGCAGCATCCGCGCTACGTTTCAAATTGTGCCTTCGGTACTGCTGAAAGCCCAAATCGCGCCTGCCGACGCTGCCGTTCAAGCGGTCATTGAAAAAATGACGCCCCACATCCAGCGCCTCGCACGCATCGAGGAATTGCAACTGGTCGAACAACTTGTCGCCGAAAAAGGCTGCGCACGCGCCGTCATTGCGGGTGCAGAAGTTTCGGTCCCGCTCGCCGGCTTGATTGATTTCGACAAAGAGAAAGCGCGCCTCGATAAAGAAGCAGGGAAGCTGGCGAACGAATTGGCTGGACTGGAAAAACGCTTGGGCAATGCTGATTTCATCAGCCGCGCTGCCGCTGATGTGGTTGAAACTTCGCGTGCCCGCGCCGCTGAGTTGCAAGAGCAGATCGCCAAGTTGCAGGCAATGATTGCTGCGTTGTAAGGCGGGTAAAACCTGATGATTACTTCCCTCGACCCTGAATTCATTTTCAGCGCCGTCAACGCCGCGCTGGCCGAAGACCTAGGCCGCGGCGACCTGACCACGCGCGCGACCGTGCGCCCCGGCATCATGGCGCGCGGCAATTTTCTGGCAAAACAGGACATGGTGTTGGCTGGACTGGAAGTCGCCGCCGCCGTCTTTACCAGCTTCAACCCGCACTTTCAGATCGAATCCACCGCCAGCGACAGCGAAGAGGTCAAGGCGGGCCGCGCCTTTGCCCGCGTGACGGGCGAGGCGCAAATGTTGCTGGCCGCCGAACGCACGGCGCTCAACTTTCTGCAACGGCTTTCCGGCATCGCCACCGTCACGCGCCAATACGTCAACGCCATCGCGGGTACGCAAGCCAAGATCGTAGACACGCGCAAGACGACGCCCGGGTTGCGCATGCTCGAAAAATACGCCGTGACCTGCGGCGGCGGCCACAATCACCGGCTCGGACTGGATGACGGCGTGCTCATCAAAGACAACCACATCGCGCTGGCCGGCAGCGTAACCGAGGCCGTCCGGCGCGCCCGTGAAGCCGCCGGGCACCTGCACAAGATCGAAGTCGAGGTCGCCACACAAGACCAATTGCGCGAGGCGTTGCAGGCCAAAGCCGACATCATCATGCTCGACAACATGACGCCCGCGCAGGTGCGCGAAGCCGTCGCCATCATTCAGCAGCATGAACCAACCGAGCGCCGCACGCTGACTGAAGCGTCGGGCGGCATCACGCTGGCGAATGTGCGCGCTTACGCCGAAGCGGGCGTGAATTTGATTTCGATTGGCGCGCTCACGCATTCCGCGCCCGCCGTGGACATCAGCTTCAAAATCAAAGTGGCATAACGAA from Acidobacteriota bacterium encodes:
- a CDS encoding transcription elongation factor GreA gives rise to the protein MSGKEKILAELKTLEYEFTVELPRALRTAAALGDLSENSEYKYARERQDYVRARIRNLQQQMAKLSSIDLSRLPHDRASYGSTLVLKDLNRGEEATYRLVTPEEADYEKGLISTASPIGKSLLNKEEGDEVKVQTPNGVRTFEIVTLRTIHDED
- a CDS encoding PASTA domain-containing protein, encoding MSFQKQHLFQRLLTVALLLGVFMLSAGTIMFLAWRGRTVYVPNVIGKTEAAAAEELEDAGLRLQRKGRAHNDQIPLDAVCDQSPTAGSVVKTGQLVRVSLSLGAPPGETKPEKKTASKSASR
- the bamD gene encoding outer membrane protein assembly factor BamD, which produces MTSKRLVLTILALTFALAACGGKGKVKNENEYKPGRDKELYETAETKLKKGRFDEARLLYNVVITTYPDSEYLPLSKLSIADSFYLEGGSSNLEQAIGGYKDFAQYFPTHPLTCAVKLKIAHSHMRQMNAFNRDWTPAKKAELQLKATEISCRNSPLLTQIQQNLDEVRQLLGLHEREIGNFYMENRKAYKAAEGRFREIVNNYPNFTYRDEALYKLGVALIEQEQPEEASQYFTDLLKKFPKSEHAADARKYLEKLGKPIPEADPDAVTPERPGRVGRMKLILGMNDLDISKDGVLVSKEGDTKADEAEKLQKPIEAVGGVGSVRASTKGPSNTPAAPGTEAASVAETAKTNGKAAAATEKTVTPEKKVNDKDNKAKDDKKKKKKGVLGIFK
- the mdh gene encoding malate dehydrogenase produces the protein MARKKITVVGAGNVGATTAHWLVSKELGDVVLVDIIEGMPQGKALDLAQAGPVEGYDSRLVGTNGFKETANSDVVVITSGIARKPGMSRDDLLNTNAGIVASVTEEIVKHSPNCIIIVVSNPLDAMTQVAWKKSGFPKNRVLGMAGVLDSARMRCFLAEALNVSVENVTAFVLGGHGDTMVPLPRYSTCAGIPITELLPKEVVEQIVTRTANGGAEIVSLLKTGSAYYAPSSAAVEMVEAILKDKKKILPCAVLLEGEYGINGLFVGVPVKIGSNGIEEIIQINLTTDERAALQKSAASVQELVDKLNL
- the icd gene encoding isocitrate dehydrogenase (NADP(+)); protein product: MPVFNGIETPADGKRITVQNGQLVVPDNPIIPFIEGDGIGRDIWRASVRVFDAAVEKAYGGQRRVAWYEVFAGEKAFTKFNEWLPKGTLDAIQHFVVAIKGPLTTPVGGGIRSLNVSLRQVLDLYACVRPVRYFNGVGAPVKHPEKLDVVIFRENTEDVYAGIEFQEGSDRARKLIEFLRDYGYQINEDSGIGIKPISITATKNLVRRAIKYAIARNKTVVTLVHKGNIMKYTEGAFRDWGYQLAKEEFRAHIVTEDELWKDHNGKLPEGKVLINDRIADAMFQQVLLRPDEYQVIATPNLNGDYLSDACAAQVGGLGLAPGANIGDNAAVFEATHGTAPKYADKDVINPGSVMLSGVMMFEHMGWDEAAKLIIDGIVKTIDQKRVTYDLERQMEGATKVKTSEFGDAIIENM
- a CDS encoding ribulose-phosphate 3-epimerase — translated: MATSHLIELAPSILSADFTRLGEQLATVEQAGADIVHVDVMDGHFVPNLTLGPVIVEWVRRATRLPIDTHLMIEDPDKYIGAFAKAGAHMISVHPEATYHLHRTLNYIRQAGCQAGVVLNPATPLSAIEEVLGELDYVLVMSVNPGFGGQKFIPAALNKLRRLRTLLQARRLPVRLEIDGGVTVQNAAEVVAAGAEILVAGSAIFGQPDPAAAVRQLRAAAEAATMPPRQFA
- the nadC gene encoding carboxylating nicotinate-nucleotide diphosphorylase, with product MITSLDPEFIFSAVNAALAEDLGRGDLTTRATVRPGIMARGNFLAKQDMVLAGLEVAAAVFTSFNPHFQIESTASDSEEVKAGRAFARVTGEAQMLLAAERTALNFLQRLSGIATVTRQYVNAIAGTQAKIVDTRKTTPGLRMLEKYAVTCGGGHNHRLGLDDGVLIKDNHIALAGSVTEAVRRAREAAGHLHKIEVEVATQDQLREALQAKADIIMLDNMTPAQVREAVAIIQQHEPTERRTLTEASGGITLANVRAYAEAGVNLISIGALTHSAPAVDISFKIKVA
- a CDS encoding response regulator, whose protein sequence is MGYKILLADDSVTVQKIVTLTFSDEGVDVVPVNSGDEAISRLHYMHPALVMADVSLPGKNGYEICEFVKHHPELKNTPVILLVPAFEPFDEERAARVGADHHLTKPFQSIRTLIATVKNLIEPPAPAALPPLAWPTTQAPATAATNGTHTEAELLADAPDTGDLPPAPTTTPSAPATVAPPVVTVTATVSEPVNELPKTETGSPAFFASVGAAPVAAAIDNASYANPLELDDVLELDDVLPPAPLIVASPRFVTPVVTPIGTITQAVKLTSVEAVTTTSIPQSVIDDIAARVTAQVSLQLSAQFSQFATQMFEHLTTRLAQDIAPRLANEVLACLNQPSVPAPVVPRTEVTDAVLDI
- a CDS encoding valine--tRNA ligase; this translates as MEIPKTYEPKDCEGRWYPEWEQNRYFTPETNLDPKAPVFTMVIPPPNVTGYLHMGHALNHTLQDVLARWRRMSGDRVLWLPGTDHAGIATQMVVERQLEKEGTSRRALGREKFVERVWQWKAHSGGTIQKQMRIVGDSVDWMRERFTMDDGLSNAVKEVFVRLSDEGLIYRGEYMVNWSPGLQTAISDLEVEMKAVKGHLWHIAYPIGNAVTERVEGLAEAYATVNEGEQKSGLLSTPAGDFIVVATTRPETMLGDTAIAFNPHDERYQAVIGKQTRLPLVGREIPFIQDEIVEKEFGTGFVKVTPAHDPNDFAMGKRHKLEFIQVIGKDAKITDAAPAKYRGLTREAARKQVIADLEELGLLLKTEDYSHNVGHCQRSGTVVEPLLSTQWFMRMKELAEPAIAAVREGRTRIIPESVSKIYFNWLENIQDWCISRQLWWGHRIPAWYTPDGQIIVARDEAEARERLQARGLDPTIALTEDEDVLDTWFSSQLWPFSTLGWPESDEDLRQYYPTSVLVTANDIIFFWVARMMMMGLKFMGEVPFRTVYINALVLDPHGQKMSKTKGNVVDPLDVFDKYGTDAARFALTAASTAGLTLTLQESKLESARNFANKIWNATRFVLMNCDEIFESGEPVEWEAELAPPELADLWILSRFNHVALDVHDALAEFRFHEAAALLYHFFWDNFCDWYLELSKPLVTAKERTPQSTAAKRRIIYILERSLRLLHPLMPFITEELWQRLPGINNQKGETICLADFPQHNAAQLDGRAEREMELVIELVTKLRSIRATFQIVPSVLLKAQIAPADAAVQAVIEKMTPHIQRLARIEELQLVEQLVAEKGCARAVIAGAEVSVPLAGLIDFDKEKARLDKEAGKLANELAGLEKRLGNADFISRAAADVVETSRARAAELQEQIAKLQAMIAAL